One region of Schistocerca nitens isolate TAMUIC-IGC-003100 unplaced genomic scaffold, iqSchNite1.1 HiC_scaffold_351, whole genome shotgun sequence genomic DNA includes:
- the LOC126228015 gene encoding leucine-rich repeat-containing protein 40-like — MLAAQRTALPLLVFLVASAAGSTFPVNCDFSRDGSEAVCIGWCPLYISKNVTTLRCQHNGWRIINGTRLHLFAHLISLDLSFGRISQILPDSFQRMKELQHLDLSNNMLSALSSDFSELPKLLSLNLSGNPLALSSREPFLVSSSLDALDVSSCSLTDLWENSFGKLPNLSELRIRNNPDLEINGCPFVDNIKLIVIDGEKEVIPKLKTVCQYNHSSKPHAPSMEESNKTLAVSKSSADTISSKRFFVYITACIFLLFLLV; from the exons ATGCTAGCTGCGCAGAGGACCGCTCTGCCACTGCTAGTCTTCCTCGTCGCTTCTGCTGCCGGCTCCACGTTTCCAGTGAACTGCGACTTTTCACGTGATGGCAGTGAGGCTGTCTGCATTGGCTGGTGCCCTTTGTACATCAGCAAAAATGTAACGACTCTTCGCTGCCAGCACAATGGCTGGAGAATTATAAATGGTACTCGGCTTCATCTTTTCGCCCACCTGATCTCTCTGGACCTCTCATTCGGACGCATATCACAG ATACTGCCTGACAGTTTCCAGCGGATGAAAGAACTTCAACATCTCGACCTGTCCAACAATATGTTGAGTGCCCTTTCTTCCGACTTCAGTGAGCTGCCAAAGCTTCTCTCTCTGAACCTGTCTGGAAACCCGCTGGCGCTGTCTTCCAGGGAGCCGTTCCTCGTCTCCAGTTCGCTGGACGCTCTTGACGTCTCTAGCTGCAGCCTCACTGACCTGTGGGAAAACTCGTTTGGCAAACTACCGAATCTGAGTGAGCTGCGGATTCGAAACAACCCTGACCTGGAGATCAACGGATGTCCATTTGTTGACAACATTAAACTAATCGTCATCGACGGCGAAAAAGAAGTCATCCCAAAATTAAAAACCGTTTGCCAGTACAATCATTCATCTAAACCCCATGCCCCATCAATGGAAGAAAGCAATAAAACATTGGCCGTAAGCAAGTCTTCTGCTGATACAATATCTTCTAAACGGTTTTTTGTGTATATCACTGCAtgcatttttctactttttttattGGTTTGA